The following are from one region of the Cloacibacterium normanense genome:
- a CDS encoding S9 family peptidase translates to MNFKKILGTLVLASVCGFSQTQQFTMNDAVLGLRTNLAVKNIRDFSFSNDGKSYLQMVKNAYLITDIATNKSDTLVSLYQVNQNLNADQKLKALSPLKFLNNSKAYFSQKGKYFWLQKTGNSWQKTEFASIPEEAENAQLLPDNQTIIYTIKNNLFVNINGKTLKITDDQNENIINGQSVHRNEFGIDGGIFAAPNFQKIAFYRMDQSMVTDYPIIDWSVTPAENHNIKYPMAGNKSHEVSIGVFDVKTQTKKFLNIEGDKEQYLTSVTWSPDSKSIFVAVLNRAQNHMKLNQYNAETGNLVKTLFEEKDEKYVEPQHELTFLPGSNNDFIWQSQRTGYNHLFWYNTDKGLVKQITKGDWLVNEILGFNEKKKEIYFSSTKETPLEKHLYKVNWQTSKITRLDKDAGVHNGILSKDGTHLYDVFANASTPRIANIINTQTLQTKNILTAENPLKNFQRPEIQNITLKADDGTPLYGKLILPTDFDKTKKYPVIVYLYNGPHLQLVTNNFPASGNIWYEYMAQRGYIVFTMDGRGSSNRGKQFEQAVFRNLGETEMKDQLKGVEYLKSLPFVNAEKMGIHGWSFGGFMTTNFMLKYPEVFKAGVAGGPVIDWNMYEIMYTERYMDTPKENPEGYAKSNLLDKVQNLKGKLLMIHGAQDDVVVWQHSVKFLKSAVDKGVQLDYFVYPGHPHNVSGKDRVHLMQKVTDYFDLYLK, encoded by the coding sequence ATGAACTTTAAAAAAATATTAGGAACATTGGTTTTAGCTTCGGTTTGTGGTTTCTCGCAAACGCAGCAATTTACCATGAACGACGCCGTTTTAGGACTTAGAACCAATCTTGCCGTGAAAAACATCAGAGATTTTTCTTTCAGCAATGATGGCAAATCTTATCTTCAAATGGTTAAAAACGCTTATCTCATCACAGATATTGCGACCAACAAGTCAGACACTTTGGTTTCTTTGTATCAAGTGAATCAAAATCTAAATGCCGACCAAAAACTGAAAGCACTTTCTCCACTGAAATTTTTGAACAATTCTAAAGCCTATTTTTCTCAAAAAGGAAAATATTTTTGGCTTCAAAAAACGGGAAATTCTTGGCAAAAAACAGAATTTGCTTCTATTCCTGAAGAGGCAGAAAACGCTCAACTTCTTCCTGATAATCAAACGATTATTTACACCATTAAAAACAATCTTTTTGTAAACATCAATGGAAAAACGCTGAAAATTACAGATGACCAAAACGAAAATATCATCAACGGACAATCGGTTCACCGTAATGAATTTGGAATCGATGGAGGAATTTTTGCAGCGCCAAATTTTCAAAAAATTGCATTTTACAGAATGGATCAAAGCATGGTTACAGACTATCCCATCATTGATTGGAGCGTAACTCCTGCAGAAAACCATAATATCAAATATCCGATGGCTGGAAATAAATCTCACGAAGTTTCCATCGGTGTTTTTGATGTAAAAACTCAAACAAAAAAATTCTTAAACATCGAAGGCGACAAAGAGCAATATTTAACCAGCGTAACTTGGAGCCCTGATTCTAAATCTATTTTCGTAGCGGTGCTGAACAGAGCTCAAAACCACATGAAACTGAATCAATATAATGCAGAAACAGGAAATTTGGTTAAAACACTCTTCGAAGAAAAAGATGAAAAATATGTAGAACCTCAACATGAATTAACCTTTTTACCTGGCTCAAATAACGATTTTATTTGGCAAAGTCAAAGAACGGGTTATAATCATTTGTTTTGGTACAACACAGACAAAGGTTTGGTAAAACAAATTACAAAAGGAGATTGGTTGGTGAACGAAATTCTAGGTTTTAACGAAAAGAAAAAAGAAATTTACTTCTCTTCTACTAAAGAAACGCCACTTGAAAAACATTTGTACAAAGTAAATTGGCAAACAAGTAAAATTACCAGATTAGACAAAGACGCTGGTGTTCACAATGGAATTTTGAGCAAAGACGGAACACATTTATATGATGTTTTTGCCAATGCTTCTACTCCAAGAATTGCCAATATTATCAATACGCAAACGCTTCAAACGAAAAATATTTTAACCGCAGAAAACCCTCTTAAAAACTTCCAAAGACCTGAAATTCAGAACATCACCCTGAAAGCAGACGACGGAACGCCACTCTATGGAAAACTGATTTTGCCGACTGATTTTGATAAAACTAAAAAATATCCTGTAATTGTCTATTTATACAATGGACCTCATTTACAGTTGGTTACCAATAACTTCCCAGCTTCTGGAAATATTTGGTACGAGTATATGGCGCAACGTGGTTATATTGTCTTCACGATGGACGGAAGAGGTTCTTCTAACCGAGGAAAACAGTTTGAACAAGCGGTTTTCAGAAATTTAGGTGAAACTGAAATGAAAGACCAATTAAAAGGTGTAGAATATTTAAAATCTTTACCTTTTGTAAATGCTGAAAAAATGGGAATTCATGGTTGGAGTTTCGGTGGATTTATGACCACAAATTTTATGCTGAAATATCCTGAAGTTTTCAAGGCGGGAGTTGCAGGTGGACCTGTAATCGACTGGAATATGTACGAAATTATGTACACAGAACGTTACATGGACACGCCAAAAGAAAATCCTGAAGGTTACGCAAAATCCAATCTTTTAGACAAAGTTCAAAACTTGAAAGGAAAATTACTCATGATTCACGGTGCGCAAGATGATGTAGTGGTTTGGCAACATTCTGTAAAATTCTTGAAATCCGCCGTTGACAAAGGCGTTCAATTAGATTATTTTGTTTATCCTGGTCATCCTCACAATGTTTCAGGCAAAGACAGAGTACATTTAATGCAAAAGGTTACGGATTATTTTGACTTGTATTTGAAATAG